A window of Dehalococcoidia bacterium contains these coding sequences:
- a CDS encoding phosphoribosylaminoimidazolesuccinocarboxamide synthase, whose protein sequence is MKPLMTTDLPNPFYRGKVRDTYELSANEFLFVATDRVSAFDVVMPNGIPEKGLVLNKLSAFWFEKTKHLVPNHVVRVISDLRLLDPYRKGLAFPDYLKDRSMIVRRAERVDIECIARGYISGSAWEEYKKKGTVGGQPIPKGLKESDKLPQPLFTPTTKADAGHDEAITIDQMANQIGRKLTEEIMGKTLDIYLFAEEYARSRGIIIADTKMEFGMINGKLSLIDELLTPDSSRFWDMAQYKPGGPQPSFDKQPIRDWLAQSGWNKEPPAPPLPPEIVKQSAERYREAYRRLTGLNL, encoded by the coding sequence CCTCTGATGACAACCGATCTACCCAATCCATTTTACCGCGGAAAGGTGCGGGATACTTACGAACTGAGCGCAAATGAATTCCTCTTTGTGGCCACCGACCGGGTTTCCGCTTTCGATGTGGTGATGCCCAATGGCATCCCCGAAAAGGGGCTAGTGCTGAACAAACTCTCAGCCTTCTGGTTTGAAAAGACAAAGCATCTAGTTCCCAATCACGTCGTCCGCGTTATCTCCGATCTCCGATTGCTTGATCCCTACAGGAAAGGGCTGGCTTTCCCGGATTACCTGAAGGATCGCTCCATGATCGTGCGCCGGGCCGAGCGGGTCGATATCGAGTGCATCGCCAGGGGTTACATCTCCGGTTCGGCATGGGAGGAATACAAGAAGAAAGGAACCGTTGGCGGCCAGCCCATACCCAAAGGGCTCAAAGAGAGCGATAAGCTCCCCCAACCCCTCTTTACCCCCACCACCAAGGCAGACGCCGGCCATGATGAAGCGATCACCATCGACCAGATGGCCAACCAGATCGGCCGCAAGTTAACTGAAGAAATCATGGGGAAAACCCTCGATATCTACCTTTTCGCCGAAGAGTATGCCCGGAGCAGAGGCATTATCATCGCCGATACCAAGATGGAGTTCGGCATGATCAATGGCAAGCTCAGCCTGATCGACGAGCTCCTGACGCCGGACTCCAGCCGATTCTGGGATATGGCTCAATACAAACCCGGCGGCCCGCAACCCAGCTTCGATAAGCAGCCGATTCGGGACTGGCTCGCCCAGTCCGGATGGAACAAAGAGCCGCCAGCGCCCCCCCTGCCGCCTGAGATTGTAAAGCAATCCGCCGAGCGGTATCGCGAGGCATATCGGCGTTTGACCGGCCTGAACCTGTAG
- the purS gene encoding phosphoribosylformylglycinamidine synthase subunit PurS — protein sequence MYLAKVYITLKPSVNDPQGLTIKGGLHTLGFKSVESVRAGKYMELKVNEKSLPKAEEQVKQMCQKLLANPIIEDFRFELEEIRG from the coding sequence ATGTATCTAGCCAAAGTCTATATCACCTTGAAGCCATCCGTGAACGACCCCCAGGGTCTGACGATCAAGGGCGGACTTCATACGCTGGGGTTCAAGTCAGTGGAAAGCGTGCGCGCCGGAAAGTATATGGAACTCAAGGTCAACGAGAAAAGCCTGCCCAAGGCCGAAGAGCAAGTGAAGCAAATGTGCCAGAAGCTTCTGGCCAACCCCATCATCGAGGACTTCCGGTTTGAACTGGAAGAAATCCGAGGCTAG
- the hisB gene encoding imidazoleglycerol-phosphate dehydratase HisB, whose amino-acid sequence MVKRERKAVISRKTKETQIELELDIDGSGVFEISTGVGMFDHMLEQLAKHGRFDLKIQARGDLHVDEHHTVEDVGIVLGQAFDQALSDRKGIVRMAHAIVPMDEALALVAVDFSGRGYAVVEASFDKEYINELPTDLIRHFFESVAMAGRFNLHMKLLAGENDHHKAEALFKALARALDEATQIDKRTAGKVPSTKGIIA is encoded by the coding sequence ATGGTGAAGCGCGAGCGGAAGGCAGTGATTAGCCGGAAGACCAAAGAGACTCAAATAGAGCTTGAGCTGGATATCGATGGGTCCGGCGTTTTTGAGATCAGTACCGGCGTGGGAATGTTCGATCATATGCTGGAGCAACTGGCCAAGCACGGCCGGTTTGATCTGAAGATTCAAGCCAGGGGCGATCTCCATGTGGATGAACATCACACCGTAGAGGATGTGGGCATCGTCCTCGGGCAGGCGTTTGACCAGGCGCTTTCCGACCGTAAAGGGATCGTGCGGATGGCGCATGCCATCGTGCCGATGGATGAGGCGCTGGCGCTGGTGGCAGTGGATTTTTCAGGGAGAGGTTACGCTGTGGTGGAAGCCTCTTTTGATAAGGAATACATCAACGAACTTCCTACAGACTTGATTAGGCACTTCTTTGAGTCTGTTGCGATGGCGGGACGGTTCAATCTGCATATGAAGCTGCTGGCGGGGGAGAACGATCACCATAAGGCCGAAGCGTTGTTCAAGGCGCTGGCCAGAGCGCTGGATGAGGCCACTCAGATCGATAAGAGAACGGCCGGGAAAGTCCCCAGTACCAAGGGAATTATCGCCTAG
- a CDS encoding alpha/beta hydrolase, giving the protein MIKRWASLLAVLVLLLCFLSQLLACGGGDTGKNATESSTSPANSSAATPASPPPGKTAVTTSPTPQNHIKALVETRIFYYTKDGWDAVAPPPRGPAETYQITDGSANYTSNLDVSGSLVHGVTTFIMWSAPPQSFVEGEEITFTARAWGKIDVRRQVTPVWALSAFSLKGDGEAVGLPTQVGTTADPDLKGQETKYTYRTPIDATECPIEIYVDVGPYRAWITYLYQRGVEDASLPAPLIFVPGIIGSQLVGQDGHVLWPPEGPGASRGFSNREAIRQDFVRLSLNPNTGPHEIVTATDVIRTDGTDLYYGPLLDYLVSKGGYKEYQVNNDPSRRTAFGFDRVQKDNNPTLFVFAYDWRLSIEDNAEALADYTAGIAQIYPQKKIDILAHSMGGLIARRFIIDNPGKVNRLISIASPFLGSPKPLYQMLYGTTGVSFTDNVAWGLFGDELKEMQAYYPGVHELMSTEGYFTLGGHPFNVLDYGKAGGRMDYQGEDVDFSSLMGPGGIVEERFSLPSYNGKTPAQSNRDFHAYSNGGNTQDDWSNDTTGVKYYHIIGVQNSGDTPLTLQESYSITSPPIPGWRFVKYGPGDGTVPRLSAERIGVDGRSLNAPGAQFILFTDGDDNLLEHTGLVTNPAVQSKVLDILKGS; this is encoded by the coding sequence ATGATCAAACGGTGGGCATCCCTGCTGGCAGTATTAGTGCTCTTGCTATGTTTTCTCAGCCAACTCCTGGCATGTGGCGGCGGAGACACTGGCAAAAACGCTACTGAATCCTCAACCTCGCCAGCCAATTCTTCCGCAGCAACGCCTGCCTCCCCACCACCCGGGAAAACGGCAGTCACCACATCTCCGACACCTCAAAACCACATTAAGGCCCTGGTGGAAACTAGAATCTTCTACTACACAAAAGACGGCTGGGATGCTGTAGCCCCACCACCCCGGGGCCCGGCCGAAACCTATCAGATAACGGACGGTAGCGCCAACTATACCAGCAATCTGGACGTATCGGGATCGCTTGTCCATGGGGTGACAACATTCATCATGTGGAGTGCGCCTCCCCAATCTTTCGTTGAAGGGGAAGAGATCACTTTCACTGCCAGGGCATGGGGGAAGATCGATGTCCGCAGGCAGGTGACCCCGGTGTGGGCCCTTTCGGCATTCTCGTTGAAGGGGGACGGGGAAGCGGTAGGACTGCCTACTCAGGTAGGGACGACCGCAGATCCCGATCTGAAAGGCCAGGAGACCAAATATACCTACCGTACTCCGATCGATGCTACCGAATGTCCCATCGAGATTTATGTGGATGTTGGACCCTATCGGGCATGGATCACTTATCTTTATCAGCGAGGCGTTGAAGATGCCTCTCTCCCGGCCCCGCTGATCTTTGTCCCCGGGATAATTGGCAGTCAACTGGTGGGGCAGGATGGGCATGTGCTCTGGCCGCCAGAGGGGCCTGGCGCTTCTCGCGGTTTCTCCAATCGGGAAGCCATCCGTCAGGACTTTGTCCGCCTCAGCCTGAATCCAAATACCGGTCCTCATGAAATCGTCACCGCTACCGATGTCATCCGCACCGATGGGACAGACCTCTACTATGGTCCTCTTCTGGACTATCTGGTGAGCAAGGGCGGTTACAAGGAATACCAGGTGAACAACGATCCCAGCAGGCGTACTGCTTTCGGGTTCGACCGTGTTCAAAAGGATAACAATCCCACCCTGTTTGTCTTTGCTTACGACTGGCGGTTAAGCATTGAGGACAATGCCGAGGCTTTGGCTGATTACACGGCGGGCATTGCCCAAATATACCCGCAGAAGAAGATCGACATCCTGGCGCACAGTATGGGGGGGCTTATTGCGCGTCGCTTCATCATCGATAATCCCGGCAAGGTCAATCGGCTGATCAGTATTGCCAGCCCCTTCCTCGGATCGCCCAAGCCGCTGTATCAGATGCTCTACGGCACCACCGGGGTCAGTTTCACGGATAACGTTGCCTGGGGACTTTTTGGGGATGAACTAAAGGAGATGCAGGCATACTATCCCGGCGTACATGAATTGATGTCAACCGAAGGATATTTCACTTTGGGCGGCCATCCTTTTAATGTGTTGGATTATGGCAAGGCGGGAGGCCGAATGGACTATCAGGGAGAAGATGTGGATTTCTCTTCGCTAATGGGACCGGGCGGAATCGTGGAAGAACGGTTCAGCCTGCCGAGCTATAACGGAAAGACTCCGGCGCAAAGCAATCGAGATTTCCACGCCTATAGCAACGGAGGAAACACCCAGGACGATTGGAGTAATGATACTACCGGGGTAAAGTACTACCATATCATCGGAGTGCAGAACTCAGGGGATACGCCGCTGACATTGCAGGAAAGCTATTCTATCACCTCACCCCCCATTCCGGGATGGCGCTTTGTGAAATATGGACCTGGAGATGGAACTGTTCCTCGTCTCAGCGCCGAAAGGATCGGGGTCGATGGCCGGAGTCTCAATGCCCCCGGCGCACAATTCATTCTTTTCACCGATGGAGATGACAACCTGCTGGAACATACAGGTTTAGTCACCAACCCCGCAGTGCAGAGCAAAGTGCTTGATATTCTTAAGGGTAGTTAA
- a CDS encoding response regulator, with translation MLVVDDEAAVQDVIARTFRKRGYEVLLASCGDEAMAMAREEKFDVYLLDIRMPGMDGLELLGEIRHLCPDAMAIILTAQDGEENNLKAKAIDLGAFAYLNKPCSLKDVEDTIERAYQQVPAVPSKRLIMLVDDEAVIREVASRGLTKRGYDVVTASCGEEAIECAKRREFDAYVLDIRMPRMNGLEVLRIIKSMYPDAIVIMLTAVIDSEMRTECTAIDLGAFAYLNKPCGANEIDDALKRAFASESNAWARV, from the coding sequence ATGCTGGTTGTAGACGATGAGGCTGCGGTGCAGGATGTCATCGCTCGAACCTTCAGAAAACGAGGGTATGAGGTGTTGTTGGCATCATGCGGCGATGAGGCCATGGCTATGGCCCGAGAAGAAAAGTTCGATGTGTATCTCTTGGATATCAGAATGCCCGGAATGGACGGACTGGAACTGCTGGGTGAAATAAGGCATCTCTGTCCTGACGCTATGGCGATTATACTGACGGCACAGGACGGTGAGGAAAACAATCTCAAGGCAAAGGCAATTGATCTGGGTGCTTTTGCCTATTTGAACAAACCCTGTTCTCTGAAAGATGTGGAGGATACCATAGAGAGAGCCTATCAGCAAGTGCCTGCGGTGCCATCTAAGAGATTGATCATGCTGGTTGACGATGAGGCTGTAATTCGGGAGGTTGCCAGTCGGGGTCTGACAAAACGAGGCTATGATGTGGTGACGGCGTCGTGCGGCGAAGAGGCGATCGAATGCGCCAAACGCCGGGAGTTTGATGCCTATGTGCTGGATATCCGGATGCCCCGGATGAACGGACTGGAAGTCCTGCGCATCATCAAGAGCATGTATCCCGATGCAATCGTAATCATGTTGACGGCTGTGATAGACAGCGAAATGCGGACGGAATGTACAGCGATTGATCTCGGGGCTTTTGCTTACTTGAACAAACCCTGCGGCGCCAACGAGATCGATGATGCCCTGAAGCGAGCCTTTGCAAGCGAATCCAACGCGTGGGCGCGTGTCTAG
- a CDS encoding response regulator: MTSGSTGKGSIIVVDDEQSIQDLMCRSLTKEGFDVVAVGNGFDALEMVSRRHFDVMFLDILMSEISGLDVLAIMHTRYPDTTVVMLTAVSDIESQNKAFRHEEYAYLVKPFKVADVVAMAKGLICSFKTDECAASEQGKY; encoded by the coding sequence GTGACAAGCGGAAGCACGGGCAAAGGGTCAATCATTGTGGTCGATGACGAGCAATCGATTCAAGATTTGATGTGCCGGTCGTTAACGAAGGAGGGCTTCGACGTTGTCGCCGTGGGAAATGGGTTTGATGCCCTGGAGATGGTATCCCGACGCCATTTTGACGTGATGTTTCTGGATATTCTCATGTCGGAGATATCCGGGCTGGATGTGTTGGCGATCATGCATACCCGCTATCCCGATACTACTGTGGTGATGCTGACTGCCGTGTCTGATATCGAGTCGCAGAACAAAGCCTTCAGGCATGAGGAGTATGCTTATCTGGTGAAACCCTTTAAAGTGGCCGACGTTGTTGCCATGGCAAAGGGGCTTATCTGCAGCTTCAAAACCGATGAGTGTGCGGCTTCTGAGCAGGGTAAGTATTGA